In Pleomorphomonas sp. T1.2MG-36, a single window of DNA contains:
- a CDS encoding TetR-like C-terminal domain-containing protein, whose amino-acid sequence MAERVLIRPGGRSERIQKAVHAAVNALKAENPDKEITIAQIAGRANLPPSTIYRRWGNLTDLLAAVAEQRFLADPVVPDTGAFKSDLSTWLEQFIDDISSGPGLVLLEERVANVVLARQTAGYAYANLDVLCRRAIARGEPAPTPDWLMNLLVAPVIYRILFIRQTISKPFQEKLVELVTSHASELTENQTQPSIGELVEFPSDP is encoded by the coding sequence ATGGCGGAACGCGTCCTCATAAGGCCCGGCGGTCGTAGCGAACGGATACAGAAGGCCGTTCATGCTGCCGTCAACGCGTTGAAGGCTGAAAACCCGGACAAGGAAATCACCATCGCGCAGATCGCGGGAAGGGCAAATTTGCCGCCATCCACAATATACCGCCGGTGGGGCAACCTGACCGATCTCCTGGCAGCCGTCGCAGAGCAGCGCTTCCTGGCAGATCCGGTGGTTCCGGATACGGGAGCGTTCAAATCGGACCTGTCGACGTGGCTGGAGCAGTTCATCGACGACATCTCGTCCGGACCGGGGCTGGTCCTCCTGGAAGAGCGCGTCGCCAACGTCGTCCTGGCTCGACAGACGGCCGGATACGCCTATGCCAATCTCGACGTTCTGTGTCGGCGGGCCATCGCCCGCGGTGAACCGGCGCCGACGCCAGACTGGCTGATGAACCTGCTCGTGGCGCCTGTGATCTATCGCATTCTCTTCATTCGCCAGACCATCTCCAAGCCGTTCCAGGAAAAGCTTGTCGAACTAGTCACGTCCCACGCTTCGGAGCTGACGGAGAACCAGACGCAGCCCTCCATAGGTGAGCTGGTCGAGTTTCCATCCGACCCGTGA
- a CDS encoding DUF411 domain-containing protein yields MKSHLLALLLLASSTSLAGAAGQKVDVVLNEGCMCCHEWIAHMQAAGYTVTSTELDYDAITAKKKEVGIPEEAVSCHTAMVGGYAIEGHVPAALVDRLLAEKPDAVGLAAPGMPLGSPGMGSDASAEPFDVLLIGKDGSTSVFATVEPDRG; encoded by the coding sequence ATGAAATCCCATCTTCTGGCTCTCCTCCTTCTCGCCTCCTCCACCTCTCTTGCCGGTGCCGCCGGCCAGAAGGTCGACGTCGTTCTCAACGAAGGCTGCATGTGCTGCCACGAGTGGATCGCCCACATGCAGGCGGCCGGCTACACGGTGACCTCCACCGAGCTCGACTACGACGCCATCACGGCGAAGAAAAAGGAGGTCGGCATTCCCGAGGAGGCCGTCTCCTGCCACACCGCCATGGTCGGCGGCTACGCCATTGAGGGCCATGTGCCGGCGGCGCTGGTCGACCGGCTGCTCGCCGAAAAGCCCGATGCCGTCGGCCTTGCCGCGCCCGGCATGCCGCTCGGTTCCCCCGGCATGGGATCGGATGCCAGCGCCGAGCCGTTCGACGTGCTTTTGATTGGCAAGGACGGCTCGACCAGCGTCTTCGCCACCGTGGAGCCCGACCGGGGCTGA